From Permianibacter aggregans, a single genomic window includes:
- a CDS encoding OmpA family protein has translation MKYLILTLSLLVSFHSFAADIPGSKDHPMISRYPESEIIKYEQREFDQVKLVKAPIQVRGDLSKNDDAVLKLEGKYTRISYRAPANRSVFEVYKNYEQALTGAGFDVLYQCHDAECDLKFKGRAFNEAVTPKDMSVYMGFHEKDQRYLLAKLKRNDSVTHVAVYVIKAYGVGGPNKDRIFTNLQIVESADMQTGLVTVDAAAMAKGLETEGHIALYGIYFDTDKSDVKPESDAALKEIATLLQQQPKLNLLVVGHTDNVGELRYNQQLSERRAAAVVEALNKRFGVAKARLTPVGVGMAAPVASNEGEAGRAKNRRVELVKR, from the coding sequence GTGAAATACCTGATTCTGACGCTGAGCCTTTTGGTTTCATTCCATTCCTTCGCTGCCGATATTCCGGGCAGCAAAGATCACCCGATGATCTCGCGCTACCCGGAATCGGAAATCATCAAGTACGAGCAACGCGAATTTGACCAAGTCAAACTCGTCAAAGCGCCCATTCAAGTGCGTGGTGATTTGAGCAAGAACGATGATGCCGTGCTGAAGCTCGAAGGCAAATACACCCGCATTTCCTATCGCGCACCAGCCAATCGCAGTGTGTTCGAAGTCTACAAAAACTACGAGCAAGCACTGACTGGCGCCGGTTTTGACGTGCTCTATCAATGCCACGACGCCGAATGCGATCTGAAATTCAAAGGCCGCGCCTTCAACGAAGCCGTCACGCCAAAAGACATGTCTGTCTACATGGGCTTTCACGAAAAAGACCAGCGCTACCTGCTGGCCAAACTGAAACGCAATGATTCCGTCACCCATGTCGCGGTGTATGTGATCAAAGCCTACGGCGTCGGCGGCCCAAATAAAGATCGCATCTTTACCAACCTGCAAATCGTCGAATCCGCCGACATGCAAACCGGCCTCGTCACTGTCGATGCCGCCGCCATGGCCAAGGGCCTGGAAACCGAAGGCCATATCGCACTCTATGGCATTTACTTCGATACCGATAAATCCGATGTAAAGCCAGAGTCCGATGCCGCGCTAAAAGAAATTGCTACGCTGCTGCAACAACAACCGAAACTGAACCTGCTGGTTGTCGGCCATACCGACAACGTCGGTGAGCTGCGCTACAACCAGCAATTGTCCGAGCGTCGGGCGGCGGCGGTCGTCGAGGCGTTGAACAAACGCTTTGGTGTGGCGAAAGCCCGATTAACGCCGGTAGGTGTCGGTATGGCAGCGCCGGTTGCCAGCAATGAGGGTGAGGCGGGCAGGGCAAAGAATCGGCGGGTGGAGTTGGTAAAACGCTGA
- a CDS encoding DUF4236 domain-containing protein — protein MGFRFRKSVKLGKFARVNFSGSGASLSLGPRGASLNVSSRGTYVNMGIPGSGISYRAKITEGNGKGNSGLDTSASNKYDVRIDEQGELVFSMNGGEVVPPELEYTARREMYSESLRLLEFYIKHNCSDGELLANFYQSTPCVSVPQYTTLPFDDKPSPPNLKRHGVLSLLLPFFRRKVDEMNYVALAEYQQQLNDWSSARMVHEEKESSRKYLIERGIYESEECMEEYFESVLDSINWPRETLVSFQVFCGGTKLAIDVDLPELEDMPTEVARVVKEKPYVFLRREPISPSKQMKVYMHHVHGVALRLLGEAFSALPLLERVVISGYTQRWSSDTLQIEDEYIYSCAVERGEWMSLYDILSAGEEPQKLFANISRLRRKMTQKGKFTTIEPFEPTFEF, from the coding sequence ATGGGGTTTCGATTCAGAAAATCAGTCAAATTAGGAAAATTTGCCAGAGTTAATTTTAGTGGCAGTGGAGCAAGTTTATCCTTAGGGCCTCGAGGAGCATCGCTTAATGTGTCTTCACGTGGAACTTACGTAAATATGGGGATACCTGGTTCGGGAATCTCGTATAGAGCAAAGATTACTGAGGGGAACGGGAAAGGTAATAGTGGACTAGATACTTCAGCTTCAAATAAGTATGACGTCAGAATAGACGAGCAGGGTGAGCTTGTTTTTTCAATGAATGGAGGTGAAGTCGTTCCTCCAGAGCTTGAATATACGGCGAGACGTGAGATGTATAGTGAGTCTTTAAGGCTTCTAGAGTTTTACATCAAACACAATTGCTCAGATGGAGAATTACTTGCAAATTTTTATCAGAGTACTCCATGTGTAAGTGTGCCTCAATATACCACTCTACCATTTGATGACAAGCCAAGTCCTCCCAACCTTAAAAGACATGGGGTTCTCTCTTTGCTTCTGCCGTTCTTTCGAAGAAAGGTCGATGAAATGAACTATGTAGCGTTAGCGGAGTATCAGCAGCAGCTGAATGATTGGAGCTCTGCGAGAATGGTTCATGAGGAGAAAGAGTCGAGCAGGAAGTACCTGATAGAGCGAGGAATTTACGAGTCTGAAGAGTGCATGGAGGAGTATTTTGAAAGTGTACTCGATAGTATTAACTGGCCTAGGGAAACACTTGTCTCATTTCAGGTGTTCTGTGGTGGAACAAAGTTGGCAATTGACGTTGACCTTCCCGAACTTGAAGACATGCCTACAGAGGTGGCTAGAGTGGTCAAAGAAAAGCCATACGTGTTCTTAAGGAGGGAACCCATCTCTCCGAGTAAGCAAATGAAAGTCTATATGCATCATGTTCATGGAGTAGCACTTAGACTGTTGGGCGAGGCGTTTTCCGCATTGCCACTTCTCGAAAGGGTTGTGATTAGCGGCTACACACAAAGGTGGTCCTCAGACACTCTCCAAATAGAAGATGAGTATATATATTCATGCGCAGTAGAAAGAGGCGAGTGGATGTCTCTTTACGATATTCTAAGCGCTGGGGAGGAACCACAAAAGCTGTTTGCAAATATCAGCCGGTTGAGAAGAAAAATGACCCAAAAAGGAAAGTTTACGACTATTGAACCTTTTGAACCAACATTTGAGTTCTAA
- a CDS encoding DUF885 domain-containing protein — translation MKSTVVMSALLWGATALPLAAASTEGERFNEWLATQWQAELKRSPIQATSIGDERYNDKFVNFMTAEFREESKRLVRTQLSELKKFDRNKLDGQDRLSFDIYQMNLESAVEGERFPDWMQPLNQFGSAPAFLAQMGSGKSIQPFRNTKDYDNWLKRLDSAIAAIDTMIGNMQQGVKNGVVQPKPIMEKVLPQLQALIVEDVEKSVFWGCMQNFPESVSAEDQKRLKKQYKALLNDKVMPAYRRLLDYVKNDYLPHTRTSTAWSALPDGKAWYAYRVKEMTTTELNPDVIHDIGLKEVARIRGEMDQVRKQVKFKGDLHAFFKHLQTAPEFFFEKPEDVLARYRELQTDINARLPKLFDVFPKADYEIREVEAFRAQSAAGASYQEPSADGSRPGVFYVNTYNLKAQPKWGTETLSLHEASPGHHFQSALSQEVESLPSFRRFGTYYVAYGEGWALYAESIGKELGLFTDPYQWFGRLNDEQLRAMRLVVDTGLHHKGWSREQAIQYMADNSALADTDIVAEVERYIAIPGQALGYKIGQLEMTRLRAEAEATLGDKFDVKAFHRVMLLDGPLPMKVLRTKTEEWIAAEKAKN, via the coding sequence ATGAAATCGACTGTGGTTATGTCGGCGCTGCTGTGGGGCGCGACGGCGTTGCCGCTGGCGGCGGCCAGCACGGAAGGCGAGCGTTTTAATGAATGGCTGGCCACACAATGGCAGGCGGAGCTGAAGCGTTCGCCGATTCAAGCGACCAGCATTGGCGATGAGCGCTATAACGACAAGTTCGTCAACTTTATGACCGCCGAGTTTCGCGAAGAAAGCAAGCGCCTGGTGCGGACGCAATTGAGCGAATTAAAGAAGTTCGACCGCAACAAGCTCGACGGGCAAGACCGCTTGAGTTTTGATATCTACCAGATGAATCTGGAATCGGCGGTCGAAGGCGAACGCTTTCCGGATTGGATGCAGCCGTTAAATCAGTTCGGCTCGGCGCCGGCATTTCTGGCACAGATGGGCTCGGGTAAATCCATTCAACCTTTCCGCAACACCAAAGACTATGACAACTGGCTGAAGCGTCTTGATAGCGCTATCGCGGCTATCGACACGATGATTGGCAATATGCAGCAAGGCGTCAAGAATGGCGTGGTGCAACCGAAACCGATCATGGAAAAGGTGTTGCCACAGCTTCAGGCGCTGATTGTTGAGGATGTAGAGAAGTCGGTGTTCTGGGGTTGCATGCAAAACTTCCCGGAAAGCGTCAGTGCCGAAGATCAAAAGCGCTTGAAGAAACAATACAAAGCCTTACTGAACGACAAAGTGATGCCGGCTTATCGTCGCCTGCTCGATTACGTGAAAAACGATTACCTGCCGCATACCCGCACCAGCACCGCCTGGTCGGCCCTGCCGGATGGCAAAGCCTGGTATGCCTACCGGGTAAAAGAAATGACCACGACCGAATTGAATCCGGATGTCATTCATGACATCGGCTTGAAAGAAGTGGCGCGTATCCGTGGCGAAATGGATCAAGTGCGCAAGCAGGTGAAGTTCAAAGGCGATTTGCATGCGTTTTTCAAGCATCTGCAAACCGCGCCGGAGTTTTTCTTTGAAAAGCCGGAAGACGTGCTGGCTCGCTATCGCGAACTGCAAACGGACATCAATGCCCGCTTGCCGAAGTTGTTCGATGTATTCCCGAAAGCCGATTACGAAATTCGTGAAGTGGAAGCCTTTCGTGCGCAAAGCGCGGCCGGTGCTTCGTATCAGGAACCATCTGCCGATGGCAGCCGCCCTGGCGTGTTTTACGTCAACACTTACAACCTGAAAGCGCAACCGAAGTGGGGCACCGAAACGCTGTCGTTGCACGAAGCCTCACCCGGCCATCATTTTCAAAGCGCGTTATCGCAAGAAGTGGAATCACTGCCGTCATTCCGCCGCTTTGGCACTTACTACGTTGCCTACGGTGAAGGCTGGGCGCTGTATGCCGAAAGTATTGGCAAGGAGCTCGGTTTATTCACCGATCCATATCAGTGGTTCGGTCGCTTGAACGACGAACAACTGCGTGCGATGCGCTTGGTCGTTGACACCGGTTTGCATCACAAAGGCTGGAGCCGCGAACAAGCGATTCAATACATGGCCGATAACTCGGCACTGGCGGATACCGACATTGTTGCTGAAGTGGAGCGCTACATCGCCATTCCCGGCCAGGCGCTCGGCTACAAAATCGGCCAACTGGAAATGACCCGCCTGCGCGCTGAAGCGGAGGCAACGCTGGGTGATAAGTTTGACGTGAAAGCTTTCCATCGAGTGATGTTGCTTGATGGTCCATTGCCGATGAAAGTACTGCGCACGAAAACGGAAGAATGGATCGCGGCGGAGAAAGCGAAGAACTGA
- a CDS encoding IS4 family transposase, translating to MPNEMDAAQWAEQQFGHCQLGDKRRSRRLVQVATALAQNGGGNLCAATRGFEAAKEAAYRLIRNPSVNAEAIMEAGFEVTAQRVASCQCLLAIDDTTSLSYTHSVRESLGDIGPRPDVSTRGYLVHSTLLVDAERGTTEGLIAQTFWCRDEAERGQRHQRKQRCYAEKESYKWQHHAELMRQRLADKMVDVIAVSDRESDIYEYLLDKVQHGERFIVRAAQDRRLSESDERLSEALSDAPKYGESRVEVSQRGGRPACQATLSLRAVQVELAPPKTDTDHRESLRVNVVWACEESASKDALNWVLLTSESIADEQKIQEILHHYRRRWRIEDFHKAWKSGCGVEQQRQQSADNLQRMAVILGFVAVRLLQLREVLDNTTIAELPCTQVLSEVEWKVLWATSHPPNHCRDKHPHCIGLTSTSLNSAVFMTANAPVAPVGRRYTLA from the coding sequence ATGCCGAATGAAATGGATGCAGCACAGTGGGCCGAACAGCAATTCGGTCATTGTCAGCTGGGTGACAAACGGCGCAGCCGGCGCTTGGTGCAAGTGGCGACGGCGCTGGCCCAGAACGGTGGTGGCAACTTGTGCGCAGCGACACGCGGATTTGAAGCCGCCAAGGAAGCTGCGTATCGTCTGATCCGCAATCCCTCCGTCAATGCAGAAGCGATCATGGAAGCCGGATTTGAAGTAACCGCGCAGCGGGTAGCCAGTTGCCAATGCCTGTTGGCCATCGATGACACCACGAGTCTGTCCTACACCCATAGCGTTCGTGAATCGCTTGGTGATATCGGCCCGCGTCCCGATGTCAGCACGCGCGGCTATCTGGTGCATAGCACCTTGTTGGTCGATGCCGAGCGTGGCACGACTGAAGGCTTGATCGCGCAAACCTTTTGGTGCCGGGATGAAGCCGAACGCGGCCAAAGACATCAGCGCAAGCAGCGCTGTTATGCCGAAAAAGAAAGCTACAAATGGCAACACCATGCCGAGCTGATGCGGCAACGGTTGGCGGATAAAATGGTCGATGTTATTGCCGTCAGCGATCGGGAAAGTGACATCTATGAATACTTGCTCGACAAGGTGCAACACGGCGAGCGCTTCATCGTACGCGCCGCCCAGGACCGGCGACTATCGGAGTCGGATGAACGCCTGTCCGAAGCGTTAAGCGACGCCCCCAAATATGGCGAAAGTCGAGTCGAGGTGTCGCAACGCGGTGGCCGACCGGCGTGTCAAGCGACGCTGAGTTTACGCGCCGTTCAAGTCGAATTGGCGCCACCGAAAACCGATACCGACCACCGTGAATCATTGCGTGTCAACGTCGTCTGGGCCTGCGAGGAAAGCGCATCAAAAGATGCTTTGAACTGGGTACTGCTGACCAGTGAGTCGATAGCGGATGAACAAAAGATACAGGAGATCTTGCACCATTATCGTCGACGCTGGCGCATCGAGGACTTCCATAAAGCCTGGAAAAGCGGTTGTGGCGTTGAGCAGCAACGCCAGCAAAGCGCCGACAACCTGCAACGCATGGCGGTCATCTTGGGCTTCGTTGCCGTCCGGCTGTTGCAATTGCGTGAGGTGTTGGACAACACGACCATTGCTGAGTTGCCCTGCACCCAGGTATTGAGCGAAGTCGAATGGAAAGTGTTATGGGCAACCAGCCATCCGCCAAACCATTGCCGAGACAAACACCCACACTGCATTGGGCTTACCAGTACATCGCTAAACTCGGCGGTTTTTATGACAGCAAACGCACCGGTCGCGCCAGTTGGGCGACGATACACCTTGGCCTGA
- a CDS encoding Kelch repeat-containing protein, giving the protein MRRIYYTILALGIVHASYANEPSLTRLPDMNSTRAVHQTTQVSDNEWLITGGCIDAGCDTVSNSTELYQHSAAKFINHIPMNEPRSSHRAIRLDDGDVLLVGGWTGTAATASAERYNHRDKRFTAIANMHSPRMSPAAVKLLNGKVLIAGGERATGSPLTSAEIYDPAQQQFTVVSDMNVARSSHAAAMLADGRVLITGGQRGRNQPLNSAEIFDPVTGRFTLTKPMLSTRYKHAAVTLQDGRVMVLGGSSGGDYQNRLHSTEIFEPKTGAFTAGPSMQHVHFKITNAAVALPSGEVVIAGGSKHVEKWTPGASVFQEASGVIDAEYAFSTSSLLPNGAVLIVGGYDHRIQPTAGAWLLKP; this is encoded by the coding sequence GTGCGTCGCATTTATTACACGATACTGGCGTTAGGTATTGTTCATGCAAGTTATGCCAATGAGCCTTCCCTCACCCGCCTACCAGACATGAACAGCACACGTGCGGTCCATCAGACCACGCAAGTTTCCGACAACGAGTGGTTGATTACCGGCGGTTGTATTGATGCAGGCTGCGATACCGTCAGTAACAGTACGGAGCTATATCAACACTCTGCGGCGAAGTTCATCAACCATATACCAATGAACGAACCGCGCTCCAGTCATCGCGCTATCCGGCTCGACGATGGTGATGTGTTGCTCGTTGGCGGTTGGACGGGCACGGCCGCTACGGCCAGCGCCGAACGCTACAACCATCGCGACAAACGTTTCACCGCCATTGCCAACATGCACTCACCACGTATGAGTCCTGCGGCAGTCAAGTTACTGAATGGCAAGGTGTTGATCGCCGGTGGTGAGCGAGCAACCGGTTCACCGCTCACCAGCGCAGAAATATACGACCCGGCACAACAACAATTCACGGTCGTCAGTGACATGAATGTCGCGCGCAGCAGCCACGCCGCTGCGATGCTGGCCGATGGTCGCGTGCTGATCACCGGTGGCCAGCGCGGTCGCAATCAACCATTGAATAGCGCGGAGATCTTTGACCCGGTTACTGGTCGCTTCACGTTAACAAAACCCATGCTGAGCACTCGTTACAAACATGCAGCAGTGACGCTGCAAGATGGTCGGGTCATGGTGCTTGGTGGTTCATCAGGCGGCGATTATCAAAACCGCTTGCACAGCACAGAAATCTTCGAGCCGAAAACCGGCGCGTTCACTGCCGGCCCAAGCATGCAACACGTGCACTTCAAAATTACCAATGCGGCGGTAGCACTGCCAAGCGGCGAGGTGGTAATTGCTGGCGGATCAAAACACGTTGAGAAATGGACGCCGGGGGCTAGTGTTTTTCAGGAAGCTTCAGGCGTCATCGATGCCGAGTACGCGTTCTCGACCAGCTCGCTGTTGCCCAATGGCGCCGTGCTGATTGTCGGCGGTTACGACCATCGTATTCAGCCAACCGCTGGGGCGTGGCTGCTAAAGCCATAG
- a CDS encoding nuclear transport factor 2 family protein encodes MKCLLFCLSFVLIAIPLYAQQPESTDMKQLRELKEVMWPKAYREQDVHLLDQILDPRFQMIDAEGQWSSKQEELQQLPSYRWPHERFHYDIKRLEIFADDTAIIAGEGRATGTGKNGPYCLRYQSSNVLVKSGNQWRAISSHVSGVHTDCPFPAQSP; translated from the coding sequence ATGAAGTGCCTACTTTTCTGTTTATCCTTTGTCCTGATCGCCATCCCGCTTTACGCGCAGCAGCCCGAATCCACTGACATGAAACAATTGCGCGAGCTCAAAGAAGTAATGTGGCCGAAAGCCTATCGCGAACAAGATGTTCACTTGCTGGATCAAATACTCGACCCGCGCTTCCAAATGATTGATGCCGAAGGGCAATGGTCCAGCAAGCAAGAAGAACTGCAGCAATTACCAAGCTATCGCTGGCCACACGAGCGATTCCACTATGACATCAAGCGCCTGGAGATTTTTGCGGACGATACCGCCATTATTGCCGGCGAAGGGCGCGCCACCGGAACCGGTAAAAACGGACCTTACTGCCTGCGTTATCAGAGCAGTAATGTGCTGGTGAAGTCCGGCAATCAATGGCGAGCCATATCGTCACATGTCTCCGGCGTGCACACCGATTGTCCGTTTCCAGCGCAATCACCCTGA
- a CDS encoding LytTR family DNA-binding domain-containing protein has product MTPPSVVEQFRLAWLHASRSQRVRWLLLIGAGATLLLLIYCLGHGAFSAQPSDWLMSLQWSVAHAIGLISLLAITTIFPKPQPAIRFTQQFVAALAASALSFAILRATQHFEPFLHDYVSIGVWALIAALLTPLLAPLKPWQALNIDFGQHRQLVAIEQLIAVHGARNYVEIEIIGKPGSGIVRSTIKEFLQSYPTALLQCHRSHLINPKQVTRIQPIQRGAYQLTLSNGSIVPVSAAYADRVLATCHFVPATENPSQSAVRS; this is encoded by the coding sequence ATGACACCGCCCAGTGTCGTTGAGCAATTTCGCCTTGCCTGGCTGCATGCCTCGCGCTCACAACGTGTTCGCTGGCTGCTGCTGATCGGCGCCGGCGCAACCCTGCTGCTGTTGATTTATTGTTTGGGCCACGGCGCGTTCAGTGCGCAACCGAGCGACTGGTTAATGAGCCTGCAATGGAGTGTTGCGCACGCTATTGGCCTCATCAGTTTGCTGGCCATCACCACGATATTTCCGAAACCTCAGCCGGCGATTCGCTTCACTCAACAATTCGTCGCCGCGCTTGCCGCATCTGCCCTCAGTTTCGCCATTTTGCGCGCCACACAACATTTCGAACCGTTTCTGCACGATTACGTTTCAATAGGCGTCTGGGCATTGATTGCCGCGCTGTTGACGCCGTTGCTGGCCCCACTGAAACCTTGGCAAGCCCTGAATATCGATTTCGGCCAACATCGCCAACTGGTTGCCATTGAGCAGCTCATTGCCGTGCATGGTGCACGCAACTATGTGGAAATCGAGATCATCGGCAAGCCTGGCTCTGGTATCGTCCGCAGCACGATCAAAGAGTTTTTACAAAGCTACCCGACGGCCTTGCTGCAATGCCATCGCTCCCATCTGATCAACCCCAAGCAAGTCACTCGCATTCAACCGATACAACGCGGCGCTTACCAACTGACGCTCAGCAATGGCAGCATCGTGCCGGTTTCCGCCGCTTACGCGGATCGGGTGTTGGCCACCTGTCATTTCGTCCCGGCTACAGAAAATCCGTCCCAGAGCGCTGTCCGCTCCTGA
- the ychF gene encoding redox-regulated ATPase YchF: protein MGFNCGIVGLPNVGKSTLFNALTNAGIAAANFPFCTIDPNTGVVPMPDARLNELAKIVNPQKVVPTSMEFVDIAGLVAGASKGEGLGNKFLANIRETDAIAHVVRCFENDDIIHVSGSVNPGRDIEVINMELALADLDTVDRAIKRTEKLAKHGDKEAKAEFDILTRAKTLLDEGLPVRRLDMDESERKILRQLGLLTVKPTMYIANVQEDGFQNNPFLDQVNEIAKAENAVVVPVCAAIESELAALSEEEQKEFLGELGLEEPGLNRVIRAGYQLLNLQTYFTAGVKEVRAWTVSVGATAPKAAAVIHTDFEKGFIRAEVISYDDFIKYNGEAGAKEAGKWRLEGKDYIVKDGDVMHFRFNV from the coding sequence ATGGGTTTTAACTGCGGTATCGTCGGCCTGCCTAACGTCGGCAAATCTACGTTGTTCAACGCGTTGACCAATGCCGGCATCGCCGCGGCGAACTTTCCGTTCTGCACGATCGATCCGAACACCGGTGTTGTGCCGATGCCTGATGCTCGCCTCAATGAGCTGGCGAAAATCGTCAACCCGCAGAAAGTGGTGCCGACCAGCATGGAGTTCGTCGATATCGCCGGTCTCGTCGCGGGTGCCTCGAAAGGCGAAGGCTTGGGCAACAAATTTCTGGCCAATATCCGCGAAACCGATGCGATTGCCCATGTCGTCCGTTGCTTTGAGAACGACGACATCATTCACGTCTCCGGCAGCGTCAATCCGGGCCGCGACATTGAAGTGATCAACATGGAATTGGCATTGGCCGATTTGGACACCGTTGATCGCGCGATCAAACGCACTGAAAAACTCGCCAAGCATGGTGACAAAGAAGCCAAAGCCGAATTCGATATTCTGACCCGCGCCAAGACATTGCTTGATGAAGGCCTGCCGGTTCGTCGTCTGGACATGGACGAAAGCGAGCGCAAGATCCTGCGTCAATTGGGCTTGCTGACTGTCAAGCCGACGATGTACATCGCCAACGTTCAGGAAGACGGTTTCCAGAACAATCCGTTCCTCGATCAAGTCAATGAAATCGCCAAAGCGGAAAACGCCGTCGTCGTGCCGGTCTGCGCCGCGATTGAAAGTGAACTGGCTGCGCTGAGTGAAGAAGAGCAGAAAGAATTCCTCGGCGAACTTGGTTTGGAAGAGCCGGGTTTGAACCGCGTGATCCGCGCCGGTTATCAATTGCTGAACCTGCAAACCTACTTCACCGCCGGCGTCAAAGAAGTGCGCGCCTGGACCGTTTCCGTCGGCGCCACGGCGCCAAAAGCCGCCGCCGTCATCCACACCGATTTCGAAAAAGGCTTTATCCGCGCCGAAGTCATTTCCTACGACGACTTCATCAAATACAACGGCGAAGCCGGCGCCAAAGAAGCCGGCAAATGGCGCCTGGAAGGCAAGGACTACATCGTCAAGGATGGCGATGTCATGCACTTCCGCTTTAACGTTTAA
- the pth gene encoding aminoacyl-tRNA hydrolase: MSIRLIVGLGNPGPQYAQTRHNAGEWFVRDLAAQCGVRLSHDNRYHGEVASAIIAGEKVQLLVPTTYMNRSGQAVAPLAHFYKIAPAEILVAHDELDIAPGTLKLKIGGGHGGHNGLKDITSALGNNPDFYRLRIGIGHPGAKDMVTGWVLGKAPSEEQQKIEAAVREALKHVDELVRMDLVKAQQALHNVKI, translated from the coding sequence ATGAGCATCAGACTGATTGTCGGTCTCGGCAACCCCGGCCCGCAGTACGCCCAGACCCGGCATAATGCCGGCGAATGGTTCGTGCGCGATCTGGCAGCCCAATGCGGCGTGCGCCTTAGCCATGACAATCGTTATCACGGTGAAGTGGCCAGCGCGATCATTGCCGGCGAAAAAGTGCAGTTGCTGGTGCCGACCACCTATATGAACCGTAGCGGTCAGGCCGTAGCGCCATTGGCGCATTTTTACAAAATCGCGCCAGCGGAAATTCTGGTTGCGCACGATGAATTGGATATTGCGCCCGGTACGCTGAAACTGAAAATCGGCGGCGGTCATGGCGGCCACAACGGCCTGAAAGACATCACCTCGGCGCTGGGCAATAACCCCGATTTTTATCGGTTGCGCATTGGCATCGGTCATCCGGGCGCGAAAGACATGGTTACCGGCTGGGTGCTTGGCAAAGCACCGAGTGAAGAGCAACAGAAAATCGAGGCGGCCGTGCGCGAAGCGCTGAAGCATGTCGATGAGCTGGTGCGAATGGATTTGGTCAAAGCGCAGCAAGCGCTGCATAACGTCAAGATTTAA
- a CDS encoding 50S ribosomal protein L25/general stress protein Ctc has product MAISFTLDAVKRDDMGKGASRRLRREDKVPAVIYGGGEAAASITLEHNKVIQALENEAFYSHILTINVDGKPQQVILKDLQRHPFKPKIAHMDFLRVKAGEELHTKVPVHFINEATCPGVKAGGVVHHDVNELEIYVLPKDLPEFIEVDLAGLKVGDSVHLSQIKLPAGVKSAALQRGDDLSLVSINPPIKSEAAPAAAEGEGEKAE; this is encoded by the coding sequence ATGGCAATTTCATTTACCCTCGACGCCGTCAAGCGCGATGACATGGGGAAAGGTGCGAGCCGCCGCCTGCGTCGCGAAGACAAAGTACCGGCCGTCATTTACGGTGGTGGCGAAGCCGCTGCGTCCATCACGCTGGAGCACAACAAAGTGATCCAAGCGCTGGAAAACGAAGCGTTTTACTCCCACATTCTGACCATCAATGTTGACGGCAAGCCGCAGCAAGTCATTCTGAAAGATCTGCAGCGTCACCCGTTCAAGCCGAAAATCGCTCACATGGATTTTCTGCGCGTCAAAGCTGGTGAAGAACTGCATACCAAAGTGCCGGTTCACTTCATCAACGAAGCGACCTGCCCAGGCGTCAAAGCCGGTGGCGTGGTTCACCACGACGTCAATGAACTGGAAATCTACGTTCTGCCGAAAGATCTGCCGGAATTCATCGAAGTCGATCTGGCTGGCCTGAAAGTCGGTGACAGCGTTCACCTGTCGCAAATCAAACTGCCGGCCGGTGTCAAATCCGCCGCTCTGCAGCGTGGTGACGACCTGTCGCTGGTCTCGATCAACCCGCCGATCAAGTCGGAAGCCGCTCCGGCTGCCGCTGAAGGCGAAGGTGAGAAAGCCGAGTAA